The Triticum dicoccoides isolate Atlit2015 ecotype Zavitan chromosome 6A, WEW_v2.0, whole genome shotgun sequence genome has a window encoding:
- the LOC119315109 gene encoding uncharacterized protein LOC119315109 — MAGSSDHRPFNLAARVVGKRRRLILPAKLKSAIPAIALVLSAVAIVAVITQHHRNITYFLRPLWDTPPKPFTVIPHYYAPNTSMAELCALHGWRARASPRRVFDAVLFNNELDILEIRYRELLPYVHKLVILEANATFTGIPKPLSFAENLERFAFARSKIVYDRLPVATPRPGSRRREEPFDVEARHRRALNALLRRSGVAGGDVVIMADADEIPASAADIATRCRSQRHPCLRRGPGSTSSRSTLLAPARHIAHVFGLGFLMYYV, encoded by the coding sequence ATGGCCGGAAGCTCGGATCATCGGCCTTTTAACCTGGCAGCAAGAGTCGTAGGAAAGAGACGACGACTCATACTACCTGCCAAGTTGAAGTCGGCGATACCCGCCATTGCTCTGGTTCTGTCGGCGGTGGCCATTGTTGCTGTCATAACTCAGCACCACCGGAACATCACCTACTTCCTCCGGCCGCTGTGGGACACGCCGCCCAAGCCCTTCACCGTCATCCCGCACTACTACGCCCCCAACACATCCATGGCCGAGCTGTGCGCGCTCCACGGCTGGCGCGCCCGCGCCTCCCCTCGCCGGGTCTTCGACGCCGTCCTCTTCAACAACGAGCTGGACATCCTGGAGATCCGCTACCGCGAGCTGCTCCCCTACGTCCACAAGCTGGTCATCCTGGAGGCCAACGCCACCTTCACCGGCATCCCCAAGCCGCTCTCCTTCGCCGAGAACCTGGAGCGCTTTGCGTTCGCGAGGTCCAAGATCGTCTACGACAGGCTCCCCGTCGCCACACCGAGACCGGGGTCTCGTCGCCGGGAAGAGCCATTCGACGTGGAGGCCCGGCACCGGCGCGCGCTGAACGCGCTGCTGCGGCGGTCGGGCGTCGCGGGCGGGGACGTGGTGATCATGGCGGACGCGGACGAGATCCCTGCTTCCGCCGCCGACATCGCAACTCGTTGTCGCTCACAGCGCCATCCTTGTCTCCGACGAGGTCCTGGGTCGACCTCGTCGAGGTCGACACTCCTCGCTCCCGCTCGTCACATCGCccatgtcttcggcctcggatttcTAATGTATTATGTCTAG